The Parabacteroides sp. AD58 genome includes a window with the following:
- a CDS encoding DNA-binding domain-containing protein, which yields MANVLKGWLADNTVTTDNKDDKILVLESAGSLTEKDILERMMHEITGLKEETLNHAVTLYNRIIMESLLNGYTVNTGLFYASPSFQGVIDGGTWNKEKNSIKVNFQQGKTLREEIAQTKVEILGEKADIMYVIEVEDKKTGLKDGTASPGFGFVIKGRNLKVGGTDEAVGVYLISESQSAEKLPDYQIIKNMPSELIIQIPTGLLDGPYTLRITTQYSSSNAKLKVPKTLDYPLTLVNE from the coding sequence ATGGCAAATGTATTGAAAGGTTGGTTGGCCGACAATACCGTCACGACCGACAACAAAGACGACAAAATCCTGGTGCTGGAATCGGCAGGTAGTTTAACCGAGAAAGACATCCTCGAACGGATGATGCACGAAATCACGGGTCTGAAAGAAGAAACCCTCAACCATGCGGTGACCCTCTACAACCGGATCATTATGGAAAGCCTCCTCAATGGCTACACCGTCAACACGGGGCTGTTCTACGCTTCGCCTTCGTTTCAGGGGGTGATCGACGGGGGTACCTGGAACAAGGAAAAGAATTCCATCAAGGTGAATTTCCAGCAAGGCAAGACTTTGCGTGAGGAAATTGCCCAGACGAAGGTCGAAATACTGGGCGAAAAGGCGGATATCATGTACGTGATCGAAGTGGAAGACAAGAAGACCGGTCTGAAAGACGGTACAGCCTCTCCCGGGTTCGGCTTTGTCATCAAGGGACGCAACCTCAAGGTGGGTGGCACCGACGAGGCCGTGGGTGTTTACCTGATCAGCGAATCACAGTCGGCCGAGAAACTGCCCGACTACCAGATCATCAAGAACATGCCGTCCGAACTGATTATCCAGATCCCGACCGGTTTGCTGGACGGGCCTTACACCCTGCGCATTACGACGCAATATAGCAGTTCGAATGCCAAGCTGAAAGTCCCCAAGACGCTCGATTATCCGTTGACGCTTGTCAATGAATAG
- a CDS encoding DUF3667 domain-containing protein yields MKLAIWKEKIRKRKEALSRQIEYRRLKRVRRKRTPAYSYCKNCGKKLKGMYCSQCGQYALDIEQPFWKYLQQYVENVYQFDSKVWLTLYYLFRRPGFLTREFNAGKINSYVHPLRLFMFLSCLFFIFAFSLLDDWKEMQTHTEKMAEWEILKNAEEAGNRTSYETVMAQSGLEDTIIWTVTDTAMLSVYKPVLRTLESPYKDTFRIQLAQVVFQEDFQAWEKSDTIFVLEKDSLHQARVDVAKQQKRELKDLRSEWKYNRLVSWYSSNWPLIALLLIPVFALLLKLSFRKEKLGYMSHLVFALHLHSVLLIIMAVMLFLWWLGCHWGTLYGLLWIYFLVYSIMAVRRVYSRSSWGKAVLKTFLLYGSYGIVWLTVFILSLVWISEHVLE; encoded by the coding sequence ATGAAGTTAGCTATTTGGAAAGAGAAAATCCGGAAGCGGAAAGAGGCATTGTCCCGTCAGATTGAATACCGTCGCCTGAAACGTGTCCGTCGGAAACGGACTCCGGCTTATTCCTATTGTAAGAACTGCGGAAAGAAACTGAAAGGAATGTATTGTTCGCAATGTGGCCAGTATGCGTTGGATATCGAGCAACCTTTCTGGAAATACCTGCAGCAATACGTTGAGAATGTCTATCAGTTCGACAGTAAAGTCTGGCTCACCTTATATTATTTATTCCGTCGTCCGGGCTTCTTGACCCGCGAGTTTAATGCCGGAAAGATTAATTCGTATGTGCATCCGTTGCGCCTGTTCATGTTCTTATCTTGTTTGTTCTTCATCTTTGCCTTTTCGCTGCTCGATGACTGGAAAGAGATGCAGACACATACCGAGAAAATGGCAGAATGGGAGATCCTGAAAAATGCGGAAGAAGCGGGAAATAGGACTTCGTATGAAACCGTTATGGCTCAGTCTGGTCTGGAAGATACGATTATCTGGACTGTAACAGATACGGCTATGCTGTCAGTATATAAGCCTGTGCTCCGTACATTGGAATCTCCTTATAAGGATACGTTTCGGATACAGTTGGCCCAAGTGGTTTTTCAGGAAGACTTTCAGGCCTGGGAGAAATCGGACACCATTTTTGTGTTGGAAAAAGATTCGCTTCACCAGGCACGTGTTGATGTAGCCAAGCAACAAAAGCGGGAGCTGAAAGATCTGCGCTCGGAATGGAAATACAACCGTCTGGTTTCCTGGTATTCCTCTAATTGGCCATTGATTGCCTTACTTCTGATTCCGGTCTTTGCCCTGCTGTTGAAGTTGTCTTTCCGAAAAGAGAAGTTAGGCTACATGTCACATTTGGTATTTGCCTTGCATCTGCATTCGGTATTGCTGATTATTATGGCGGTCATGCTATTCCTTTGGTGGTTAGGTTGTCATTGGGGAACACTCTATGGGCTTTTATGGATTTACTTCCTGGTATATAGCATCATGGCTGTTCGCCGGGTTTATTCACGGAGCAGTTGGGGCAAAGCTGTCCTTAAGACATTTCTGCTTTATGGCAGTTATGGGATTGTCTGGCTTACCGTGTTTATTTTGTCTTTGGTTTGGATTTCGGAGCATGTATTAGAATAA
- a CDS encoding Gfo/Idh/MocA family protein: MNKIRFGVVGTNFITDWVIAGAKQDERFELTAVCSRTQERANEFAAKYDIPYTFTSLEEMAASPLIDAVYIATPNYLHAAQSILCMKHGKHVLCEKPMASNAYEVKQMIAASRQYGVTLMEAMKPTLTPNFQVLREALPKAGVIRRYFASYCQYSSRYDKFKEGIVLNAFKPELSNGAMMDIGVYTVYPMVVLFGRPKKVSASGVVLSTGTDGQGAVNFEYEGMNATILYSKIANSSLPTEIEGEDGNFMLDKINQISRVTWQARPVASSGKGPLTPVEDISAVTDKDEYYYEVAEFISLVQAGKLESEINSHENSLITIEIIDEVRRQLGIVYPADHTKTV, from the coding sequence ATGAATAAGATTCGTTTTGGTGTCGTTGGTACGAATTTTATAACCGACTGGGTGATTGCCGGAGCAAAGCAGGACGAGCGCTTCGAACTGACGGCTGTTTGTTCTCGTACGCAGGAGAGAGCAAATGAGTTTGCGGCCAAGTATGATATTCCCTATACATTTACTTCGCTGGAAGAGATGGCGGCAAGTCCGCTGATCGACGCCGTTTATATTGCCACTCCGAATTATCTACATGCGGCTCAAAGTATCTTGTGCATGAAGCATGGGAAACATGTCTTGTGTGAAAAGCCGATGGCTTCGAATGCCTACGAAGTGAAACAGATGATCGCCGCTTCCCGCCAATATGGTGTTACTTTGATGGAAGCCATGAAACCGACTCTGACTCCAAACTTCCAGGTATTGCGTGAGGCGTTGCCGAAGGCTGGTGTGATCCGGCGTTACTTCGCTTCTTACTGCCAGTATTCTTCCCGTTATGATAAGTTTAAGGAAGGAATTGTTCTGAATGCCTTTAAACCTGAGTTGTCGAATGGAGCGATGATGGATATCGGCGTTTATACGGTCTATCCGATGGTGGTCTTGTTCGGTAGGCCGAAGAAGGTAAGTGCTTCGGGTGTTGTCCTTTCTACCGGAACCGACGGACAAGGTGCCGTGAACTTTGAATATGAAGGGATGAATGCAACGATTCTGTATTCGAAGATTGCCAATTCGTCTTTACCGACGGAAATAGAAGGGGAGGACGGGAATTTCATGCTGGATAAGATCAACCAGATCAGTCGCGTCACCTGGCAGGCCCGCCCGGTAGCTTCGTCGGGAAAAGGCCCGTTGACACCGGTTGAAGATATTTCGGCTGTAACGGACAAAGACGAGTATTATTATGAAGTGGCCGAGTTTATCAGTCTGGTGCAGGCCGGAAAGCTGGAATCAGAAATAAACAGTCACGAAAATTCCCTGATTACGATCGAGATTATCGACGAGGTTCGCCGTCAGTTAGGAATTGTATATCCGGCTGATCATACGAAGACCGTCTGA
- a CDS encoding chaperone modulator CbpM, whose amino-acid sequence MDTEYVIVSEYCQKCHIDPEFILLLDEGGLIDLNVVNDESYLPVSQLKDVEQYTRMYYDLSINLEGIDAIHHLLKRVEQLQDEIFRLKNRLHLYESDEYPDY is encoded by the coding sequence ATGGATACAGAATATGTTATTGTCAGTGAATACTGCCAGAAATGTCATATCGATCCGGAGTTTATCCTGTTGCTGGATGAAGGCGGACTGATTGATTTAAATGTTGTGAATGATGAATCATACTTGCCAGTTTCACAATTGAAAGATGTTGAACAATACACGCGGATGTATTATGATCTGTCCATTAATCTGGAAGGTATAGATGCCATTCACCATCTGTTAAAGCGGGTTGAACAACTGCAAGATGAGATCTTCAGACTGAAAAACCGCTTGCATTTGTATGAATCGGATGAATATCCTGATTATTGA
- the pepT gene encoding peptidase T has translation MTVVDRFLKYVTFATQSDEETGVTPSTSGQRVFAEALVKELETLGLEDISLDDNCYLMATLPSNMGNNEVPTIGFISHLDTSPDMSGEGVKPRIVAYAGGDIVLNEAENIVLSPRMFPEMEQYIGQDLIVTDGTTLLGADDKAGVAAIISAVAYLKEHPEIKHGKIRIGFTPDEEIGAGADHFDVAKFGCEFAYTVDGGEIGELEYENFNAAAAKIVFSGRNVHPGTAKDKMVNASLLAVEFASQLPANQRPETTDGYEGFFHLTTMVGSVEQAVLQYIVRDHSRELFEQKKQLLEQITAQLNKKYPGMVSLEMHDQYYNMREIVEPKKYIVDLASEAMEAVGVKPQIKPIRGGTDGARLSFMGLPCPNLFTGGHNFHGRYEYIPIPSLQKSMETVVKIAELVATK, from the coding sequence ATGACAGTAGTAGATAGATTTCTAAAATATGTAACTTTTGCCACCCAGTCGGATGAAGAAACAGGTGTGACGCCGAGTACTTCCGGACAACGTGTGTTTGCAGAAGCACTGGTAAAAGAACTGGAAACTCTGGGCCTGGAAGACATTTCACTGGACGATAATTGTTATTTGATGGCAACTTTACCGTCGAATATGGGAAATAATGAAGTGCCGACAATTGGTTTTATTTCTCATTTGGATACAAGTCCTGATATGTCGGGCGAAGGGGTTAAACCACGGATCGTTGCATATGCAGGTGGCGACATCGTATTGAATGAAGCCGAGAATATTGTTCTTTCACCGCGTATGTTTCCGGAAATGGAACAATACATCGGACAGGACTTGATTGTTACCGACGGAACGACTTTATTAGGCGCCGATGATAAGGCCGGAGTGGCTGCCATTATCTCAGCCGTGGCTTATTTGAAGGAACATCCGGAGATCAAGCATGGCAAGATTCGGATTGGTTTTACGCCGGATGAAGAGATTGGTGCCGGAGCCGATCATTTTGATGTAGCAAAGTTCGGTTGTGAATTTGCCTATACGGTTGATGGAGGAGAAATCGGAGAGTTGGAATACGAGAACTTTAATGCGGCAGCAGCTAAAATAGTTTTCAGCGGACGGAATGTACATCCGGGAACAGCAAAAGACAAGATGGTGAATGCTTCTTTGCTGGCGGTCGAGTTTGCTTCGCAGTTGCCGGCCAACCAACGTCCGGAAACAACCGACGGTTATGAAGGATTTTTCCATCTGACTACGATGGTCGGTAGTGTGGAACAAGCCGTTTTGCAGTACATTGTCCGGGATCATTCCCGTGAGTTGTTCGAACAGAAGAAGCAGTTGTTGGAGCAGATCACCGCACAGCTGAATAAAAAGTATCCGGGCATGGTATCTTTGGAAATGCACGATCAGTATTATAACATGCGCGAAATCGTGGAACCGAAGAAATACATCGTAGATCTGGCTTCGGAAGCGATGGAAGCTGTCGGTGTGAAACCGCAGATCAAGCCGATTCGTGGCGGAACCGATGGCGCACGCCTGTCGTTTATGGGCTTGCCTTGTCCGAATCTGTTTACCGGAGGTCATAATTTCCACGGACGTTATGAATATATTCCTATTCCTTCTTTGCAGAAGAGCATGGAAACGGTTGTCAAGATTGCAGAATTGGTGGCAACGAAGTAA
- the ffh gene encoding signal recognition particle protein, whose amino-acid sequence MFDNLSERLERSFKLLKGEGKITEINVAETLKDVRRALLDADVNYKVAKTFTDKVKEKALGQNVLTSVKPSQLMVKIVHDELAQLMGGTTAELNLEGRPAVILMSGLQGSGKTTFSGKLANMLKTKKNKKPLLVACDVYRPAAIEQLRVLGEQIGVPVYLEEENKNPVEIAQHAIVEAKAKGNDLVIVDTAGRLAIDEQMMKEIAAIKAAINPNETLFVVDAMTGQDAVNTAKEFNDRLDFDGVVLTKLDGDTRGGAALSIRTVVDKPIKFVGTGEKMDALDIFHPERMADRILGMGDIVSLVERAQEQYDEEEAKRLQKKIAKNQFDFNDFIAQIQQIKKMGNLKELASMIPGVGKALKDVDIDDNAFKSIEAIIYSMTPEERKNPAILNGSRRQRIAKGSGTSIQEVNKLLKQFDETRKMMRMLTNAKSGNMKLPKMPGFGFRR is encoded by the coding sequence ATGTTTGACAATCTGAGTGAACGCCTCGAGCGTTCGTTTAAGTTGCTGAAAGGTGAGGGTAAAATCACCGAAATCAATGTTGCGGAAACATTAAAGGATGTACGTCGTGCGTTATTGGATGCCGATGTTAATTATAAGGTTGCCAAGACGTTTACGGATAAAGTAAAGGAAAAGGCTTTAGGACAGAATGTGCTGACTTCGGTTAAACCAAGCCAGCTGATGGTAAAGATCGTCCATGATGAACTGGCTCAGTTGATGGGTGGAACTACTGCAGAACTGAATCTGGAAGGCCGTCCGGCTGTTATCCTGATGTCGGGTTTGCAAGGTTCAGGTAAAACCACATTCTCAGGCAAGCTGGCCAATATGTTGAAGACCAAGAAAAACAAGAAACCGTTGCTGGTTGCCTGCGACGTTTACCGTCCGGCAGCTATCGAGCAGTTACGGGTGCTGGGAGAACAAATTGGTGTACCGGTTTATCTGGAAGAAGAAAATAAGAATCCGGTTGAAATTGCCCAGCATGCCATTGTGGAAGCAAAGGCTAAAGGCAATGACCTGGTGATTGTCGATACAGCCGGTCGTCTGGCTATCGACGAGCAGATGATGAAGGAAATCGCCGCAATCAAGGCTGCTATCAATCCGAATGAAACTTTGTTTGTTGTGGATGCTATGACCGGTCAGGATGCTGTCAATACAGCGAAGGAATTCAATGATCGGTTAGACTTCGACGGCGTTGTCTTGACTAAGTTAGATGGTGATACTCGTGGAGGTGCGGCATTGTCTATCCGTACAGTTGTAGACAAACCGATTAAATTCGTCGGAACCGGTGAAAAGATGGATGCGCTGGATATATTCCATCCTGAACGTATGGCCGATCGTATCTTGGGAATGGGTGATATCGTTTCGTTGGTAGAACGTGCCCAGGAACAATATGATGAAGAAGAGGCTAAGCGTCTGCAGAAGAAAATCGCCAAGAATCAGTTTGACTTCAATGATTTTATTGCCCAGATCCAGCAGATCAAGAAGATGGGTAACCTGAAAGAACTGGCATCCATGATTCCGGGTGTTGGAAAAGCCCTGAAAGATGTGGATATCGATGATAATGCATTCAAGAGTATTGAAGCGATTATCTATTCAATGACTCCTGAAGAACGGAAAAACCCGGCTATCCTGAATGGTTCGCGCCGTCAGCGTATTGCCAAAGGTAGTGGTACTTCCATCCAGGAAGTAAATAAATTGCTGAAGCAGTTTGACGAGACTCGCAAGATGATGCGTATGCTGACCAATGCGAAGTCTGGAAATATGAAACTCCCGAAAATGCCGGGATTTGGATTCAGAAGATAA
- the gcvT gene encoding glycine cleavage system aminomethyltransferase GcvT, with protein MKTTPFTDVHIALGAKMHEFAGYNMPIEYTGIIDEHMTVVNGVGVFDVSHMGEFWVKGPNALAFIQSVTSNDASVLPIGKAQYTCFPNEQGGIVDDLLVYHYEPEKYMLVVNAANIEKDWNWCVSHNTVGAELENASDNIAQLAIQGPKALQVLQRLTPVDLSAIPYYAFTTGEFAGCKQVIISNTGYTGAGGFELYFYPSDAMTIWNAIFEAGKPEGIKPIGLGARDTLRLEMGFCLYGNDLDDTTSPIEAGLGWITKFVDGKNFTNRAELERQKKEGVTRKLCAFELVDKGIPRHGYPIVDAEGKVIGTVTSGTMSPVLKKGIGMGYVQTAYSKVGSEIYIQVRNRNLKAQVVKAPFRK; from the coding sequence ATGAAAACAACTCCTTTTACAGACGTGCATATTGCACTGGGTGCTAAGATGCATGAATTTGCAGGCTACAATATGCCGATTGAATATACAGGTATTATCGACGAACACATGACGGTTGTAAACGGTGTCGGTGTGTTTGACGTATCTCACATGGGTGAATTTTGGGTAAAAGGCCCGAATGCCTTGGCGTTTATTCAGTCGGTTACTTCCAACGATGCTTCTGTTCTTCCTATCGGTAAGGCACAATATACTTGTTTCCCGAACGAACAGGGCGGTATCGTTGATGATTTGCTGGTTTATCATTATGAGCCGGAGAAATATATGCTGGTAGTAAATGCGGCCAACATTGAAAAAGACTGGAACTGGTGTGTCAGCCATAATACAGTAGGCGCCGAATTGGAAAATGCCTCTGACAACATTGCTCAGTTGGCTATTCAGGGACCGAAGGCTTTGCAGGTATTGCAGCGTCTGACTCCGGTTGATTTGTCGGCTATTCCGTATTATGCCTTTACGACAGGTGAATTTGCCGGATGTAAGCAGGTGATCATTTCGAATACAGGTTATACTGGAGCTGGCGGCTTTGAGCTTTACTTCTATCCGAGTGATGCGATGACGATCTGGAATGCCATCTTTGAAGCTGGCAAGCCGGAAGGAATCAAGCCGATTGGTTTGGGTGCTCGTGATACACTTCGTCTGGAAATGGGCTTCTGCCTGTATGGCAATGACCTGGATGATACAACTTCTCCGATTGAAGCTGGTTTAGGCTGGATCACGAAGTTTGTCGATGGCAAGAACTTCACGAACCGGGCTGAACTGGAGCGTCAGAAGAAAGAAGGCGTTACCCGTAAGTTGTGTGCCTTTGAATTGGTAGACAAAGGTATTCCTCGTCATGGTTATCCCATCGTGGATGCTGAAGGCAAAGTCATTGGTACGGTTACTTCCGGAACGATGTCGCCGGTATTGAAGAAAGGTATCGGTATGGGATATGTTCAGACTGCTTATTCGAAGGTCGGTTCTGAGATTTATATTCAGGTTCGTAACCGTAACTTAAAGGCTCAGGTAGTGAAAGCTCCTTTCCGTAAATAA
- a CDS encoding ATP-binding protein, producing MYFKDIIGQEEIKKHLIQTVQSGVLPHAQLFTEQGGTGAFALALAYARYLNCPNRTDTDACGHCPSCLKYDELAHPDLHFVFPIVAKKEKKKEICDDYLQEWRAFLHEHTYFNLDQWLDFIDAGNSQALIYSKESDEIIHKLSLKIYEAEYRVLLVWLPEKLHLSCANKLLKIIEEPPAHTIILMVSEQPDLILGTIQSRTQRINIPRILPEDLAKAMQSRYGLSAEDAHYVSHLANGSFLKAVEAISVNEETQFFLEQFKTVMRNSWARNVKAMKEQADVLASIGREKQKNYLAYCQRLVRENFVYRFQAPELNYMNRDEAAFAVKFSPYVNERNVIDMMDELAKAELHITQNVNPKMVFFDLALKITVLIRR from the coding sequence ATGTATTTCAAGGATATCATCGGACAAGAGGAAATCAAGAAGCATTTGATACAGACGGTACAATCGGGAGTATTGCCTCATGCCCAGTTGTTTACCGAACAAGGCGGAACGGGGGCCTTTGCGTTGGCACTGGCTTACGCCCGTTACCTGAACTGCCCGAACCGGACGGATACCGACGCTTGCGGACATTGTCCGTCATGCTTGAAATACGATGAACTGGCTCATCCCGACCTGCACTTTGTCTTTCCGATCGTAGCCAAGAAAGAGAAGAAAAAAGAAATCTGCGACGACTACCTGCAGGAATGGCGGGCTTTTCTGCACGAACATACCTATTTCAACCTGGATCAATGGCTGGACTTCATAGATGCCGGCAATTCGCAGGCCCTCATTTACTCGAAAGAGAGCGATGAAATCATCCATAAACTGAGTCTGAAAATCTATGAAGCCGAATATCGGGTCTTATTGGTCTGGCTTCCGGAAAAGCTGCACTTGAGTTGTGCCAACAAACTTCTGAAGATCATTGAAGAGCCGCCAGCTCATACAATCATTCTGATGGTATCAGAACAGCCGGATCTGATTCTCGGAACCATTCAGTCGCGTACGCAGCGCATAAATATCCCGCGGATTCTGCCGGAAGACTTGGCAAAAGCCATGCAAAGCCGCTACGGTCTGTCAGCCGAAGATGCCCACTATGTCTCGCATTTAGCCAACGGAAGTTTTCTGAAGGCGGTCGAAGCCATCAGTGTCAACGAAGAAACACAATTCTTCCTCGAGCAATTCAAGACCGTGATGCGAAACTCGTGGGCCCGTAATGTAAAGGCCATGAAGGAACAGGCCGATGTACTGGCCTCAATCGGAAGGGAAAAACAAAAGAATTACTTAGCTTACTGCCAACGGCTGGTGCGTGAAAACTTTGTCTATCGTTTCCAGGCACCCGAACTGAACTACATGAACCGGGATGAGGCGGCTTTCGCCGTCAAGTTCTCCCCTTACGTCAACGAACGCAATGTCATTGACATGATGGACGAACTGGCGAAAGCTGAGCTGCACATCACCCAAAACGTCAATCCCAAGATGGTCTTCTTCGACCTTGCCTTGAAAATAACGGTATTGATCCGCCGCTGA
- the folD gene encoding bifunctional methylenetetrahydrofolate dehydrogenase/methenyltetrahydrofolate cyclohydrolase FolD — translation MEYKLLDGKATAAQMKQEMAEEVARIKAEGGKVPHLAAILVGHDGGSETYVASKVKTCGEIGFKSTLIRYEADVTEEELLRKVDELNNDPDIDGFIVQLPLPKHISEQKVIEAIDYRKDVDGFHPINVGRMSIGLPCFVSATPAGILELLKRYHIETQGKHCVVLGRSNIVGKPMASLMMQKAYPGDCTVTVCHSRSKNLKEMCLQADIIIVALGVPEFLKGDMVKEGVVVVDVGTTRVPDPTRKSGFRLCGDVKFDEVAPKCSYISPVPGGVGPMTIISLMRNTLLAGKKEIYK, via the coding sequence ATGGAATATAAATTGTTAGACGGAAAGGCTACTGCTGCCCAGATGAAGCAGGAGATGGCCGAAGAAGTGGCCCGCATCAAGGCAGAAGGTGGCAAAGTACCGCATTTGGCTGCGATTCTGGTAGGACATGATGGCGGGAGCGAGACGTATGTGGCCAGCAAAGTGAAGACTTGTGGTGAGATTGGCTTCAAGTCAACCTTGATCCGTTACGAAGCGGATGTAACGGAGGAAGAATTACTTCGTAAGGTGGATGAACTGAATAATGATCCGGATATAGATGGTTTTATTGTCCAGTTACCTTTGCCGAAACATATTTCTGAACAGAAGGTGATCGAAGCTATTGATTACCGCAAGGATGTGGACGGTTTCCATCCGATCAATGTCGGACGTATGTCGATTGGTCTGCCTTGCTTCGTTTCAGCTACACCGGCCGGTATTTTGGAGTTGCTGAAGCGTTATCATATTGAAACCCAAGGAAAGCATTGTGTCGTATTAGGACGTAGTAATATTGTAGGCAAGCCGATGGCTTCGCTGATGATGCAGAAGGCTTATCCTGGTGATTGTACGGTAACGGTTTGCCACAGCCGCTCGAAGAATCTGAAAGAGATGTGTCTGCAGGCAGATATTATCATCGTAGCTTTGGGTGTTCCTGAATTCCTGAAGGGCGATATGGTGAAAGAAGGAGTAGTGGTTGTGGATGTTGGTACAACACGTGTGCCTGATCCAACCCGTAAGAGTGGTTTCCGTCTTTGCGGAGATGTGAAATTCGATGAAGTCGCTCCAAAATGTTCGTATATTAGTCCGGTTCCGGGCGGAGTAGGACCGATGACGATTATTTCACTGATGCGAAACACCTTGCTGGCAGGAAAAAAAGAGATTTATAAGTAA
- a CDS encoding DUF3667 domain-containing protein: MKGKTLFSKLQKHKEKILRQIEYRRLRRVRRKKTPQYTYCKNCGTKLDGMYCYQCGQYALDIEQPFWKYILQYFENVYQFDSKVWLTLYYLFTRPGFLTREFNAGKINSYVHPLRLFMFLSCLFFLFFFALIPSSLDSINWSVEGEVGEPSEVSAGDVITQMELSEDVIDFWYDDLSAEDRAAAVDTTIYFCGDSVMQKTMRRVSKPLPSELGDTLRFSVPKILLEKGYLLPITAEDSVYALAEDETYFGSEPDEVKKELNKIETEMNFGAFVSWYSTYLPIILLLLIPVFALLLKLFFRKEKMTYMKHYAFALHLHSVLLLLVAVNLLWAYYVKTPYTKEVSLGLMNLFLLYMWIAIHQVYEQTGWVKAFIKTGLLYVLYMVILGSVFIGTLVWCAVHLFHVDFTEYM, translated from the coding sequence ATGAAAGGCAAAACGCTCTTCTCTAAATTGCAAAAGCACAAAGAGAAAATTCTCCGCCAGATCGAATACAGGCGTTTGAGGCGTGTACGGCGGAAGAAAACTCCCCAATATACCTATTGTAAGAATTGCGGAACCAAACTGGACGGCATGTATTGTTACCAGTGCGGGCAATACGCCTTGGATATCGAGCAACCCTTTTGGAAATACATCCTTCAATACTTCGAGAATGTTTATCAATTCGACAGCAAGGTTTGGCTTACCTTATATTATCTCTTTACCCGTCCCGGTTTTCTGACGCGTGAGTTCAATGCTGGTAAGATCAATTCTTATGTGCATCCGTTGCGTTTGTTCATGTTTCTGTCGTGCTTGTTTTTCCTGTTTTTCTTTGCCTTGATCCCCAGTTCGCTGGATAGTATAAATTGGTCTGTCGAAGGAGAAGTAGGAGAACCATCTGAAGTATCTGCCGGTGATGTGATTACTCAGATGGAATTATCAGAAGATGTAATAGATTTCTGGTATGACGATTTGAGTGCTGAGGATCGTGCCGCTGCTGTAGATACCACCATTTATTTCTGTGGAGATTCGGTCATGCAGAAGACGATGCGACGCGTAAGCAAGCCGTTGCCGTCAGAATTGGGTGATACCTTGCGTTTTTCGGTTCCGAAAATCCTGCTGGAGAAAGGATATCTGTTACCGATAACGGCTGAAGATAGCGTATATGCTTTGGCTGAAGACGAGACTTATTTCGGTTCAGAACCAGATGAGGTGAAAAAAGAACTGAATAAGATCGAGACAGAGATGAACTTCGGCGCTTTTGTGTCGTGGTACTCAACTTATCTGCCTATTATCCTGCTGCTCTTGATTCCGGTCTTTGCCCTTTTGCTGAAGCTGTTCTTCCGAAAAGAGAAAATGACTTATATGAAACATTATGCCTTTGCCCTGCATTTGCATTCCGTGCTATTGTTGCTGGTAGCGGTAAATCTGTTGTGGGCTTATTATGTCAAGACTCCTTATACGAAGGAAGTATCACTCGGTCTGATGAATCTTTTCCTGTTGTATATGTGGATTGCTATTCATCAGGTTTATGAACAGACCGGTTGGGTGAAAGCATTCATAAAAACGGGTTTGCTTTATGTGCTTTATATGGTAATTTTAGGCAGTGTGTTTATCGGTACTTTAGTTTGGTGTGCCGTCCATCTGTTCCATGTGGATTTTACAGAGTATATGTAA